In Methanocella paludicola SANAE, the sequence GCTAAAAAAAGGCGTCACAGTGGTCGGAGGCTCCAGCATGGGCGCCCTCCGGGCGTCGGAGCTCGACGTGTTCGGCATGGTCGGGGTCGGCCGCATATACGAGTGCTACCGCTCGGGGCGCATCGAGGCCGACGACGAGGTGGCAGTCACCTATAACCCGGTAACTGGCGAGCAGATCTCAGAGCCTCTGGTGAACGTCCGCTACCAGCTCAAGGCCGCCGAGAAAGACGACGTTATGACGAAAAAGGAAAAAGACGCGCTCCTCTCTATGGCCGCAGGGATGCACTACCCGGACAGGACTTACCCGAATATCCTCAAGATGTCGGTCGAAAAAGGATTACTTAGCTCTGATAAAGCTGATTCCCTTTTGAAATATATCAATGAAAAGCCTCTGAACCTCAAAGCGGAGGATGCCGTGGCCGTACTTGAGAAAATTAAAAAAATATCTATTAGCTAATAAATTTTTTTGCTTATATGTTATGCAGTCTCGGCGTGTCCTTAACCACAGGGGCACGGGGAGCGCAGAGTTCACAGAGATTTTTTTTATAGATGGAGGCTCAGAGGGCACAGGGCCGGTTTATTGGCTTTCCTAGGGCACAGAGATTATCGAGGCACGGTTGACCAATAAACAGTTCATGAGGAATAACATATATTTTCATTTTAATGAAAAAACCTATAACCTATTACAATAATTACATTTTTATGAGCAACGTATTGAAAAAAGACCCCATACCAGACGAAATTAATAAGCTAACAGGACAGATCGTCGACGCAGCGTTCATCGTGCATACGACATTCGGGCCGGGACTGCTCGAAAGCATTTACGAGGAATGCCTGATACACGAATTAAAACTCAGAGGCATAAAAGTACAATCACAGATCAACGTGCCTCTCGACTTCAAAGGCCTATACATAGAACGAGGCCTCATACTCGACGTACTCGTTGAAGGCCAGGTAATCGTCGAAGTAAAATCGGTCAAAGAACTCCACCCCGTCTACGAACAACAATTACTAACATACATGAAGATAACAGGAAAACGAGTGGGATTATTAATTAACTTTAACGCACCGCTGATAAAAAACGGCATAAAACGAATGGTCCTATAAACCATTTTTCACCACCAGTGCCTCTACAATCTCTGTGCCCCAGGAAAATAAAAAATGAGACTCTGAGTACTCCGTGCCTCAAATTATAAAAAAGTCTCCGTGAAACTCCCGTGCCCTCTGCGCCCCTGTGGTTAAGGACACGCCACGACAGCATAACTATGAAATAAGGAAGAATTAAACAAGAAGCACATATTTTATCCTAACGTCTCCAAAAAGTCGATGAACTTCCGCAGCTTAGCCGCTCTCTCTTTCGTCGTCCGACGCCCCACCATCTCCAGGAACGCATCCTTATGCTCGGGCACGATACAGGTAAGGCTCTCCTCCCCATTCTCCGCAAGGCAGATGAGATAATCAAGCTCCTCATCGCTCAGCTTCTCCACGCGCTCCATGAAGTCCTCCCTGGACTTCGCATAGTGCCTGGACAGGGGAGGCAAAATGGACCGGTACATGCGGCCCGAGGAAACACAGGTACCATCGTTCAGCTCGGGGCACAGCTTTTTCAGGATATCCCAGTCATACTCGCTTAGCTCTCTCGACATCTCTCCTACATTACGATGGCGTTTCTAAATACGTTTCCATGCAATTTTTATATCCGGCCGGGCATATATTAAGCGACAAGCGCTTGAGGTTCAATGATGAGGCGGGTTCCTATTATAGTTATAGCCGTGACGCTGGCCTTTCTGGCATGCGGTATGGCGCAGGCGGCAGTGCCGGCCCCGGGGCAGGGGTTCCTGTACGTGGCGAACACGGACCAGAGAACGGTCACCGTCATAGACATGCAGACGGACGCGGTCCTGAGGACGATCGAGGTCGGGGGCCAGATAAATGGCATAGCGGCGGACCCGACGGGATACTACGTTTACCTGGCGTGCTACGACGGCGTGAGGATCATCGACACCCAGACCGACGACTCCCGTAACGTCGGCATGGGCCAGGGCCCGAAAGCCATAACAGTAAGCCCTGACGGCTCCGGCTATTACGTCCTCTACGGTAACTATATCAACCTGGCGAAGATCGGCAGCGGCGACGTGGCACAAAAGATCACACTTCCGAGAAACAAGGACATCATGGCCGTCAGCCCTGACGGAAGCATGGCATGCCTGGGAAGCGCGTACTTCGAGACCATCGGCCTGTATAAGGTCCCCTCGGGCGAGTCAGCGTCGCCCGAGATCGACTTCGGCCAGAGCGTCTACTGCACGTTCTCCCCGGATAACGAGTACGCCTACATCAGCCTGAAGGACCAGAAAAAAGTGATCGCGCTGAAAGCCCACGACTACTTTATAAAATATGATATCTCAGTGCCTTCGAACCCCGGCGGCCTTGCGGTCAGCCCCGACGGGTCCACGCTCTATGCCACGCTGCCCTCGGAAAATAAGGTCGTGGCGGTGAACACATCCTCCAGGAGCGTGCTCGGCACCATCGACGTGGGCGATTCCCCGCAGCAGATCATCTTCAGCCCTGACGGCAATAAGGCCTATGTCAGCGACGCTAACTCGAATGCCATCTCGGTCATCGATACGAGCGGCCTCCCGGGGAACATCGGCAACGTGACGAAGACGATATCCGTGGGCTCCCGCCCCGTATACCTGGCCATCGCCTCGAAGCCGGCCTTACCGACGGACACGCCGACTCCGACTCCGGTGCCTACGCCAACGCCAGTGCCTACGCCCACGCCAACCGCCGTGCCGACGGAAATGCCGACTCCGACCTCACAGCCGGCCACTCCTACGCCTACGCCCACTCCGCAGCCGTCGCCCGGGTTCGAAGTACTGGCTGCTCTGGCATGCCTGGCAACGGCGGGCATATACAGGATAAAAAAATAAGGTTAAAGGGGGCTAACCGCCCCCGATGAACTTTATACTCTCTCGTTCTTATCCGTGTGATCGAGCCCGCAGCACGCCGGCTCACGCTTTACCTTAGGGTCGAACATCCCCAGGCTCATGTCGTCGACGTTCGGCCCCCTGCGCGCATAGTCCGAGACGGTCTTTTTCCTCCTCAGATAGAGCCCCTCGTTCAGCTCGAACGGGAAGGGCAGCGCTTTCTCACAAGCCTCCCGGATCTTTTCTATGGCCTTCGTGTCCTCGATCTCAATCCATATCCTGCCCACCTGGACGCTTAGCTCGACCATCTCTCCCATGATGTTGAAGTACTTCTTCTCGGCCACGCCGAACTTGCCTTCAAGCAAGTCATCGGGATCATCCCTGGGCAGCCCGGGCCCGTAGACGACCATCCGTATGATGCCCTCTATAGTGTTCAGCTCGTTCAATAGCTTCTGGGCCGTCCCGATGTTGAGCAGCCTCTGAGGGAAGACCTCGATCTGCATCGTTCCATTTTCCCCTAATTTCATAGAACCGACATTAGTCGACATTAGCTTCTTTGACCTTGGCATTGATTGACCTCCTATCGCTTAGAATTGATACAGTATCAGGCTCTTCCATTCGTGTTTTACTCGTGATACGGCGGATGGCAAAGGCGCCGAGATCATCGTTTTTTCGCATCCACCGACGAGCTGCCGCCCCGCATCATTTGCCAGTTTAACGATGTCATCGCCCGAAGTGCCCTCTTTCAGCCCGCCCCTCAGGATAGCCTGTCTTTGCCCGGGCAAATTTCCCTCGAAGCCCGGGTATGAGTTCGTGCAGAAAGCCTTGATGTGCGTAAGTACGGGATTCAGGCCATCGATCTCCCAGAAGCCGCAGCCCGAGACTAGGACTACTTTACGTAAT encodes:
- a CDS encoding TfuA-related McrA-glycine thioamidation protein, producing MSKVIVYLGPSLSIEKAKAILEADYRPPIRRGDLKKALKSGVDIVGIIDGTFFNDSPVAHKEILDVLKKGVTVVGGSSMGALRASELDVFGMVGVGRIYECYRSGRIEADDEVAVTYNPVTGEQISEPLVNVRYQLKAAEKDDVMTKKEKDALLSMAAGMHYPDRTYPNILKMSVEKGLLSSDKADSLLKYINEKPLNLKAEDAVAVLEKIKKISIS
- a CDS encoding GxxExxY protein — protein: MSNVLKKDPIPDEINKLTGQIVDAAFIVHTTFGPGLLESIYEECLIHELKLRGIKVQSQINVPLDFKGLYIERGLILDVLVEGQVIVEVKSVKELHPVYEQQLLTYMKITGKRVGLLINFNAPLIKNGIKRMVL
- a CDS encoding beta-propeller fold lactonase family protein, giving the protein MMRRVPIIVIAVTLAFLACGMAQAAVPAPGQGFLYVANTDQRTVTVIDMQTDAVLRTIEVGGQINGIAADPTGYYVYLACYDGVRIIDTQTDDSRNVGMGQGPKAITVSPDGSGYYVLYGNYINLAKIGSGDVAQKITLPRNKDIMAVSPDGSMACLGSAYFETIGLYKVPSGESASPEIDFGQSVYCTFSPDNEYAYISLKDQKKVIALKAHDYFIKYDISVPSNPGGLAVSPDGSTLYATLPSENKVVAVNTSSRSVLGTIDVGDSPQQIIFSPDGNKAYVSDANSNAISVIDTSGLPGNIGNVTKTISVGSRPVYLAIASKPALPTDTPTPTPVPTPTPVPTPTPTAVPTEMPTPTSQPATPTPTPTPQPSPGFEVLAALACLATAGIYRIKK
- the mcrD gene encoding methyl-coenzyme M reductase operon protein D, translating into MPRSKKLMSTNVGSMKLGENGTMQIEVFPQRLLNIGTAQKLLNELNTIEGIIRMVVYGPGLPRDDPDDLLEGKFGVAEKKYFNIMGEMVELSVQVGRIWIEIEDTKAIEKIREACEKALPFPFELNEGLYLRRKKTVSDYARRGPNVDDMSLGMFDPKVKREPACCGLDHTDKNERV